TGACCCGAATGGTCGGACCGAAGGCGCGGGCCAGCGATCGGGACAGCGAGGTGAGCCCCGCCTTGGAGGCGCAGTACGCCATCGAGGAGCCCATCCCGTGGAAGGCGGCCACCGAGGTCACGTTGATGATGACGCCTCGTCCCTGTCGTTGCATGTAGGGGATCGCGTGCTTGATGCAGTACCAGGCGCCGAGGAGGTTCACCCCGAGGGTCTTCTGCCAGACCTCGTCGGTGAGGGCCTCCAGATCCGTGTGCGGCGTCGGCCGGGTCCAGCCCGCGTTGTTGACGAGGATGTCCAGCCGGCCCCACTCCTTCGCCACGGCTTCCACGAGCCGGCGGGCGTCCGCCTCCTTCGACACATCGCCCTGGAGAGCGACGGCGTGACCGCCGGCGGCCTTGATCCGGCGGGCGGTGTCCTCGGCCTTGTCGCGGGACTTCGAGTAGTTCACGGCGACCTGGCCGCCCTCTCGGGCGAAGGCCAGCGAGATGCCGCGGCCGAT
The window above is part of the Candidatus Methylomirabilota bacterium genome. Proteins encoded here:
- a CDS encoding SDR family oxidoreductase, which encodes MRLKGQVALVTGGGTGIGRGISLAFAREGGQVAVNYSKSRDKAEDTARRIKAAGGHAVALQGDVSKEADARRLVEAVAKEWGRLDILVNNAGWTRPTPHTDLEALTDEVWQKTLGVNLLGAWYCIKHAIPYMQRQGRGVIINVTSVAAFHGMGSSMAYCASKAGLTSLSRSLARAFGPTIRVNNLAPGLVDTGFVDWPPEVYEEGRRAVSTPDIPQVEDLAEAAVFLAAEARATTGSTLFVDGGVIPLGPRASRPSAPGQK